In Apium graveolens cultivar Ventura chromosome 10, ASM990537v1, whole genome shotgun sequence, the following are encoded in one genomic region:
- the LOC141692448 gene encoding protein PSK SIMULATOR 1 has translation MKGDTVLESWFGNLWRNSRKSSVMEPEKAVIGILTFEVSTLMSKVVNLWHCLSEKQIIRLHEDIFLSPGIQKLVSDDGDYLLELVLAEILESLGSVAESVARFGKRCVDSSYHNLDNIFDDFVNTGHNWLGWEYGLKKMEKKVKKLERYAAVSSQLFQELEVLAELEQNFRRMHSSVGLNQLKLLEFQQKVLWQRQEVRNLREMSPWVKTYDYILRLLLRALFTIVVRIKQVFGEKQLSSVLRSKGYETVTSDCLVRSHSVSAHLHSSVHPSENKPSRLYSGPLGRSISNLGLSSVKKGQKNKLHTPYQSSILCGKPPQGKTRRLAHAGPFKGCMTSGSNSPVMQNSMYATNFSSKPGSLFQDEMDKKRYTSTVSSCGNSLNIKASPLKHRFLDAPLSTLGAAALALHYANIIILIEKLACSPHLISLDARDDLYNMLPSSVRTSLSAKLKLFAKTLASSVYDAYLAAEWNLAIAKILDWLAPLAHNMIKWHSERNFEKQPRYSGITVLLVQTLYFANQEKTEAAVTELLMGLNYISRFGREFNDISFQESSCSTFSNDYSAYKSNSIPAVADHAS, from the coding sequence ATGAAGGGCGATACAGTATTGGAGTCATGGTTTGGTAATTTGTGGCGGAATTCGCGTAAAAGCAGTGTCATGGAGCCTGAAAAGGCTGTGATTGGAATTTTGACATTCGAGGTTTCAACTTTGATGTCTAAAGTGGTTAATTTGTGGCATTGTTTAAGTGAAAAACAGATTATTAGATTGCACGAAGATATATTTTTGTCTCCTGGGATCCAAAAGCTTGTCTCGGACGATGGTGATTATCTTCTGGAGCTTGTTCTTGCGGAGATACTGGAGAGTTTGGGATCTGTGGCCGAATCGGTTGCTAGGTTTGGGAAGCGATGTGTAGATTCCTCGTATCATAATCTTGATAATATTTTTGATGATTTTGTTAATACGGGTCATAATTGGTTAGGATGGGAGTATGGTTTGAAAAAGATGGAGAAAAAGGTTAAGAAATTGGAGAGGTATGCTGCAGTCAGCTCACAGTTGTTTCAGGAGCTGGAAGTGCTTGCTGAGCTTGAGCAGAATTTTAGGAGAATGCATTCTAGTGTTGGATTGAATCAATTGAAGTTGCTTGAGTTTCAACAGAAAGTCTTGTGGCAACGTCAGGAGGTGAGAAATCTGCGTGAGATGTCTCCTTGGGTTAAAACGTATGACTACATTCTCCGGCTTTTGCTGAGAGCCCTTTTTACAATAGTTGTGAGGATTAAACAAGTATTTGGGGAAAAACAGTTGAGTTCTGTTTTGCGAAGTAAGGGTTACGAAACTGTTACTAGTGACTGCCTTGTTCGCAGCCATTCAGTTTCTGCCCATCTGCACTCTTCTGTTCACCCATCAGAAAATAAACCTTCCAGGTTATACTCAGGGCCTTTAGGCAGATCAATTTCAAATCTGGGATTGAGTAGTGTAAAGAAAGGTCAAAAAAATAAATTGCATACTCCTTATCAGTCATCGATTTTATGTGGAAAGCCCCCTCAAGGAAAAACAAGACGATTAGCTCATGCAGGACCGTTTAAAGGATGCATGACAAGCGGAAGTAACTCTCCTGTGATGCAGAACAGCATGTATGCCACCAATTTCTCTTCGAAGCCAGGCAGCCTCTTTCAAGATGAAATGGATAAAAAGAGATATACTAGTACTGTTTCATCCTGCGGAAACTCTCTTAATATAAAAGCATCCCCTTTAAAGCATAGGTTTTTGGATGCTCCTTTATCTACTCTAGGTGCTGCTGCTCTAGCTCTTCATTATGCAAATATTATCATATTAATTGAGAAGCTAGCTTGCTCTCCTCATTTGATCAGCCTTGATGCAAGAGATGACCTGTACAATATGTTACCTAGCAGTGTCAGAACATCTCTAAGTGCGAAGCTTAAGTTGTTTGCTAAAACATTGGCTTCATCAGTCTATGATGCTTACCTTGCTGCAGAATGGAATTTGGCAATTGCAAAAATTTTAGACTGGTTGGCTCCACTTGCTCATAACATGATTAAGTGGCATTCAGAACGGAATTTTGAGAAGCAGCCAAGGTATTCTGGTATAACAGTGCTTCTGGTGCAGACCCTTTATTTTGCTAATCAAGAAAAGACGGAAGCTGCAGTTACAGAACTTCTTATGGGTCTTAATTATATTTCAAGGTTTGGTAGAGAGTTTAATGATATCTCGTTCCAGGAATCTTCATGTAGCACTTTTAGCAATGATTATTCAGCCTACAAGAGTAACTCCATTCCTGCTGTGGCAGACCATGCATCCTAA